The genomic DNA TCCCTCAGGCATACTTTGCTAAAAAGGAAGGTGTTGAAAGACTTACCACCGAAACCGGTGCTGGCCAATGGGGTACAGCTCTGTCCCTTGCATGTAACCTTTTGGGCATTGACTGTACAGTTTATATGGTAAAGGTATCATTCAACCAAAAACCTGACAGGAAAAACATAATGCACATTTATGACAGCGACATCTACGCTTCCCCAAGTGAAAACACAAAAGTGGGCCGTCAGGTATTGGCTGAAAACCCAGACCATCCTGGTTCATTGGGTGTGGCTATTTCAGAAGCCATGGAAGAGGCTCTGGAAAATGATGAGGTAAAATATTCCTTAGGTAGTGTATTGAACCATGTAATGCTTCACCAGACAGTAATCGGTCAGGAATTGAAGACACAACTCGAAATTGCTGAAGAGGAACCTGATGTGATGATTGCATGTGCAGGTGGAGGAAGTAACCTGGCAGGATGTCTCTTCCCATTCATCAAGGACAAGATTGACGGAAACTCCGATACCCAGTTCATTGCTGTTGAGCCTAGCGCATGTCCTACCTTGACTGAAGGTACATACGATTATGACTTTGGAGATTCTAACGGTTTTACTCCTATGCTTAAGATGTTTACATTAGGCCATGACTTTGTTGCTCCATCAGTACACGCTGGTGGTTTAAGATACCATGGAATGTCACCTATCGTTTCTCTTTTAACTAAAGAGGGTTACATTGAACCTAGATCTGCTCATCAGAAGGACTGTTTCGAAGCTGGAATTACCTTTGCACGTAATCAGGGTATTGTACCTGCTCCTGAAACTACACATGCCATTAAAGTTGCAATTGA from uncultured Methanobrevibacter sp. includes the following:
- a CDS encoding TrpB-like pyridoxal phosphate-dependent enzyme, producing MTYKIELSSEEVPKQWYNMLADLPVPLPAPKNSEGKDQIAALQLAFTKAGLEQEFATDRYINIPKEVRELYMEMGRPSPLVRANKLEEYLNTPAKIYFKREDSSPTGSHKLNSAIPQAYFAKKEGVERLTTETGAGQWGTALSLACNLLGIDCTVYMVKVSFNQKPDRKNIMHIYDSDIYASPSENTKVGRQVLAENPDHPGSLGVAISEAMEEALENDEVKYSLGSVLNHVMLHQTVIGQELKTQLEIAEEEPDVMIACAGGGSNLAGCLFPFIKDKIDGNSDTQFIAVEPSACPTLTEGTYDYDFGDSNGFTPMLKMFTLGHDFVAPSVHAGGLRYHGMSPIVSLLTKEGYIEPRSAHQKDCFEAGITFARNQGIVPAPETTHAIKVAIDEALKCKQTGEEKTIVLNFSGHGMLDLKGYASYFEGTMQNAK